The proteins below come from a single Staphylococcus sp. MI 10-1553 genomic window:
- the xseA gene encoding exodeoxyribonuclease VII large subunit produces the protein MEKYLTISALTKYIKYKFDQDPHLQSVYIKGELSNFKRHSSGHLYFAVKDENSVIAAMMFKTQANQLDFDPKEGDQVLIEARVSVYERRGNYQIYVNHMQLDGVGNLYQKFEQLKNKLMKEGYFDPAYKKPIPKYPKKIVILTASTGAAIRDIQNTLNSRYPLAEQIRISTLVQGAQAKADIIEKLQSADQLGADVIILGRGGGSIEDLWNFNEEDVVKAIFSCQTPVISAVGHETDTTLSDFVADLRAATPTQAAMLATPDQQELKQVLHQTCAYLNRYMKQHLKHTAQQLQQLQSYYKFKQPGLLYEQQTQKRDELDRALHQSMQFRLQHEQQRLAMLQQRIRIKYFYDNVQRQKQASMDLSSQLHKQIQRILTSKKQLFQHQLLSLDNLSPTKTMMRGYSIVKKDDDVITSSHDVHEGELIEVTMKDGALDARIEKVRWQNDNRK, from the coding sequence ATGGAAAAATATTTAACGATCTCTGCATTAACTAAATATATTAAGTATAAATTTGATCAAGACCCACATCTACAAAGTGTATACATCAAGGGCGAATTATCGAATTTTAAACGTCATAGTAGTGGTCATTTATATTTTGCGGTTAAAGATGAAAACAGTGTCATCGCTGCAATGATGTTTAAAACACAGGCCAATCAACTTGACTTCGACCCAAAAGAAGGGGATCAAGTTCTGATTGAAGCACGTGTATCGGTTTATGAACGTCGTGGTAATTATCAAATTTATGTCAATCATATGCAACTGGACGGTGTAGGAAATCTTTACCAAAAATTTGAGCAATTAAAAAATAAACTTATGAAAGAAGGGTATTTTGACCCGGCTTATAAAAAACCTATACCCAAGTATCCTAAAAAAATTGTAATACTTACAGCCAGTACCGGCGCAGCCATTCGAGATATTCAAAATACTTTGAACAGTCGTTATCCACTAGCTGAACAAATTAGAATCAGTACGCTCGTTCAAGGGGCACAGGCGAAAGCTGACATCATCGAAAAATTACAATCTGCGGATCAACTCGGTGCAGATGTGATTATTCTAGGACGGGGTGGTGGCTCGATTGAAGATTTGTGGAACTTCAATGAGGAAGATGTTGTTAAAGCTATTTTTTCATGTCAAACACCTGTCATATCTGCTGTAGGTCATGAAACGGATACAACATTAAGTGACTTTGTTGCTGATTTACGTGCCGCGACACCGACTCAAGCTGCGATGTTAGCTACACCCGACCAACAAGAACTTAAACAAGTGCTGCATCAAACTTGCGCTTATTTGAACCGCTATATGAAGCAACATTTGAAACATACTGCACAACAACTACAGCAGTTGCAATCATATTATAAATTTAAACAACCCGGTTTGTTATATGAACAGCAAACTCAAAAACGTGACGAACTAGATCGTGCCCTTCATCAATCGATGCAATTTCGACTACAACACGAACAACAACGGTTAGCCATGTTGCAACAACGCATTCGCATTAAATATTTTTACGATAACGTACAACGTCAAAAGCAAGCATCTATGGATTTATCATCTCAGTTACACAAACAAATTCAGCGTATTTTAACTTCAAAAAAGCAACTATTTCAACATCAACTGTTATCGCTTGATAATTTGAGTCCGACAAAAACGATGATGCGAGGTTATTCGATTGTTAAAAAAGATGATGACGTCATTACAAGTAGTCATGACGTACATGAAGGTGAACTCATCGAAGTAACAATGAAAGATGGCGCTTTAGATGCAAGAATTGAAAAGGTGAGGTGGCAAAATGACAACCGAAAATAA
- a CDS encoding polyprenyl synthetase family protein, which yields MNQSLNELLEQFNGHLNHAVEDSQLGTSLEQSMRYSLEAGGKRIRPLLMLATIKMLDHQKLASGMHVALALEMIHTYSLIHDDLPAMDDDDLRRGKPTNHKVYGEWLAILAGDALLTKAFEKIALTPHIDANIKVALIEKLSQASGHQGMVGGQTLDMQSENQQIPLEKLESIHIHKTGALIQFAIEAATIITSIRQTTAQQLIQFSQHLGVIFQIKDDLLDVYGDEAKLGKPVGSDVSNHKSTYVTLLGEKGAEQELQAHIQKAEAILTTLSTEFDTTDLNHLLTLFYQRQN from the coding sequence ATGAATCAAAGTCTGAATGAGTTATTAGAACAATTTAATGGACACTTGAATCACGCAGTTGAAGATTCGCAACTCGGCACTTCACTTGAACAGAGTATGCGTTATTCTCTGGAAGCTGGAGGAAAAAGAATACGACCATTACTTATGTTAGCTACAATTAAAATGTTGGATCATCAAAAGCTCGCGAGTGGCATGCATGTTGCTTTAGCGCTCGAAATGATTCATACATATTCATTGATTCATGACGATTTACCCGCAATGGATGACGATGATTTACGACGTGGTAAACCGACGAATCATAAGGTCTATGGTGAGTGGCTTGCGATATTGGCTGGAGACGCATTATTGACAAAAGCATTTGAAAAGATTGCATTGACACCTCATATAGACGCTAATATTAAAGTCGCACTCATTGAAAAATTAAGTCAAGCGAGTGGGCATCAAGGTATGGTGGGTGGGCAAACGTTAGACATGCAAAGCGAAAACCAACAAATCCCTCTTGAAAAACTTGAAAGTATTCATATTCATAAGACGGGGGCACTGATTCAATTTGCGATTGAAGCTGCAACTATCATTACTTCAATTCGTCAAACAACTGCACAACAATTGATTCAGTTTTCTCAACATTTAGGTGTCATTTTCCAAATTAAAGATGACCTCTTAGATGTGTACGGTGATGAAGCGAAATTAGGCAAACCTGTAGGAAGCGACGTCTCTAATCATAAAAGTACGTATGTCACACTTTTAGGTGAGAAAGGCGCTGAGCAAGAACTTCAAGCGCATATTCAAAAAGCAGAAGCCATTTTAACAACTTTATCAACGGAATTTGATACAACGGATTTAAACCATTTGCTAACACTTTTTTATCAACGTCAAAATTAG
- a CDS encoding Asp23/Gls24 family envelope stress response protein, producing MAKPIEHFNPNLGTVEIEPEVISVIASIAVSEVKGVEGAFPDLKNSTLERFGRKNLSKGVKITTKDNEITIDVYCSLSYGVKVSETASKVQESIHSTLRTMTALTPQQINVHITHIEMAKNNRD from the coding sequence ATGGCAAAGCCAATTGAACATTTCAACCCTAATCTTGGAACTGTTGAAATCGAACCTGAAGTCATTTCTGTTATTGCAAGTATCGCAGTATCAGAAGTGAAAGGCGTTGAAGGGGCATTTCCAGATTTAAAAAATTCAACTTTAGAACGCTTTGGTCGCAAAAACTTAAGTAAAGGCGTTAAAATCACAACGAAAGACAATGAAATCACTATTGATGTCTATTGTTCTTTAAGCTATGGCGTTAAAGTTTCCGAAACAGCGTCAAAAGTTCAAGAATCCATTCATAGTACATTGCGTACGATGACTGCACTCACACCTCAACAAATCAATGTGCACATTACACATATAGAAATGGCAAAAAATAATCGTGATTAA
- the accC gene encoding acetyl-CoA carboxylase biotin carboxylase subunit translates to MKKILIANRGEIAVRIIRACHELGIQTVAIYSEGDKDALHTQLADEAYCVGPKQSKDSYLNIPNILSIATSTGCDGIHPGYGFLAENGDFAELCEAVQLKFIGPNYESIQKMGIKDIAKEEMKRANVPVVPGSEGLVNTIEDAIQTANSIGYPVIIKATAGGGGKGIRTARNEEELINGYKMTQQEAETAFGNGGLYLEKFIENFRHIEIQILGDAHGNVIHLGERDCTIQRRMQKLVEESPSPILTEKKRKEMGDAAVRAAKAVNYFNAGTIEFIYDLDEDQFYFMEMNTRIQVEHPVTEMVTGVDLVKQQIKVAMGEKLPYTQDDIQIQGHAIEFRINAENPYKNFMPSPGKIEQYLTPGGFGVRIDSACYTNYVIPPYYDSMVAKLIVHQPTREEAIMSGLRALSEFVVLGIDTTIPFHIRLLNHPVFNKGFFSTKFLEIYDIMNEDY, encoded by the coding sequence ATGAAAAAAATATTAATTGCAAACCGTGGCGAGATTGCAGTGCGTATTATTCGCGCATGTCACGAATTGGGCATCCAAACTGTAGCGATTTATTCTGAAGGCGATAAAGATGCTTTACATACTCAATTAGCCGACGAAGCCTACTGTGTGGGACCCAAGCAATCAAAGGATTCATACTTGAACATACCGAACATTTTATCCATCGCCACTTCAACGGGGTGTGACGGCATTCACCCTGGCTATGGCTTCTTAGCTGAGAATGGTGATTTTGCGGAATTGTGCGAAGCTGTCCAACTTAAATTTATTGGGCCGAACTACGAATCGATTCAAAAAATGGGTATTAAAGATATTGCAAAAGAAGAAATGAAACGTGCAAACGTCCCTGTTGTTCCGGGTAGCGAAGGACTTGTGAACACGATTGAAGATGCCATCCAAACTGCTAACTCAATTGGTTACCCTGTTATTATAAAAGCAACTGCTGGTGGTGGCGGTAAAGGGATTCGTACCGCACGTAATGAAGAAGAGTTAATCAATGGTTATAAAATGACGCAACAAGAAGCAGAAACAGCTTTCGGTAATGGTGGCTTATATTTAGAGAAATTTATCGAAAACTTCCGTCATATCGAAATTCAAATTCTTGGTGACGCGCATGGTAACGTAATCCATCTAGGCGAACGTGATTGTACGATTCAACGGCGGATGCAAAAACTTGTTGAAGAATCACCATCTCCAATTCTAACTGAAAAGAAAAGAAAAGAGATGGGCGATGCAGCCGTGAGAGCAGCTAAAGCGGTCAATTATTTTAATGCAGGAACCATTGAATTTATATATGATTTAGATGAAGATCAATTTTACTTCATGGAAATGAATACGCGGATTCAAGTCGAGCATCCAGTGACTGAAATGGTGACAGGTGTTGATCTTGTGAAACAACAAATCAAAGTAGCTATGGGCGAAAAATTACCTTATACACAAGATGATATTCAAATTCAAGGTCATGCCATTGAATTTCGTATCAACGCTGAAAATCCTTACAAAAACTTTATGCCTTCTCCTGGTAAAATCGAACAATATTTAACACCAGGCGGCTTTGGTGTACGTATTGATTCAGCATGTTATACGAACTATGTCATTCCACCATACTATGATTCAATGGTTGCGAAATTGATTGTGCATCAACCGACGAGAGAAGAAGCCATTATGTCTGGTTTACGCGCACTCAGTGAATTTGTCGTACTCGGTATCGATACAACAATTCCTTTCCATATTCGTTTATTAAATCATCCTGTCTTCAATAAAGGTTTCTTTAGCACCAAATTTTTAGAGATTTACGATATTATGAATGAAGATTATTAA
- the nusB gene encoding transcription antitermination factor NusB → MSRKQARSQAFQTLFQLEMKNTELTIDEAISFIKEDYPDLDFDFIKWLVSGVKDHQHVLDEIISPHLNGWTIARLLKTDRIILRMATFEINHSDTPEKVIINEAVELAKQFSDDDHYKFINGVLSHIKRN, encoded by the coding sequence ATGAGTAGAAAACAAGCAAGAAGTCAAGCCTTTCAAACATTATTCCAACTAGAAATGAAAAATACAGAGCTGACGATTGACGAAGCAATTAGTTTTATTAAAGAAGATTATCCAGATTTAGATTTCGACTTCATTAAATGGCTTGTTTCTGGTGTTAAAGATCATCAACATGTATTAGACGAAATAATCAGCCCGCATTTGAATGGATGGACGATTGCACGTTTGTTGAAAACAGATCGTATTATTTTGCGTATGGCTACATTTGAAATTAACCACAGTGATACACCAGAAAAGGTAATTATTAATGAAGCAGTAGAACTGGCAAAACAATTTAGTGATGATGATCATTATAAATTTATCAACGGTGTATTAAGTCACATTAAAAGAAATTGA
- a CDS encoding exodeoxyribonuclease VII small subunit produces the protein MTTENKSFEEMMKELESIVNQLDNDTISLEKSLELYQQGIVLSKSCEKTLSDAEKKVAELMDKEADESDESKSE, from the coding sequence ATGACAACCGAAAATAAATCTTTTGAAGAAATGATGAAAGAATTAGAAAGTATTGTAAATCAGCTAGATAATGATACGATATCGCTAGAAAAATCTTTAGAATTGTATCAACAAGGCATTGTGCTTTCTAAATCATGTGAAAAAACATTGAGTGATGCTGAGAAAAAAGTAGCAGAATTAATGGATAAAGAGGCAGATGAAAGTGATGAATCAAAGTCTGAATGA